In the Bacillus sp. FJAT-42376 genome, CAAAATGGGAAGAGGGTGGCTTATGATCTTGTGGATTGCAATTCTGTCCGCTTGTTTTGTCCTTTGCCTGGCTGCTGCTGCGATTCCTTTGTATTTTAGCAATCTCATTATTTTCCCCCGGAAAGTGGAATATAAAGAAACCTATGCACTTGGCGTGAAAAGCGGGGAAATCAATCCGGACCATTTTCACAAAATTGATAAGGAAGAACTGTTTATCGATTCCAGGCATGGGTACCAGATTCACGGGATGTTTTTCCCGGTAGAAAACAGCCGGAAAGCCGTCATCATTGCGCATGGGATTACGTGGTCGCTCTTTGGCAGCTTTAAATATGTCGAGATGTTTCATAAAAGAGGGTATCATGTGCTGTTATGCGATCACCGCTATCATGGCTTAAGCGGGGGGAATCATACATCATTCGGCTATTTTGAAAAGGATGATCTCCGGGCATGGGTAGATTATTTGTATGGAACACTGGGAAACGATGCTCTCATCGGTCTGCTTGGTGAATCTCTGGGCGCCGCTTCTTCCCTTCAGTATATAAAAGAGGACAGCCGGGTTGGCTTTTGCATCGCAGACTGTCCGTTCAGTGATTTGACGGCGCTTATGCGGTTAAGGCTTGCCCTGGATTTCAAAATCCGGTTCTCGCCGCTCATTCTTTTGACGAGCTTTGTAACGAAGATCCGGTATGGATGGGGCTTTCGTGAAATATCGCCTATTCGTGAGATGGAGAAGGTGGAGACGCCGATTCTGTTCATCCATGGGAAGGATGACGGTTTCATCCCCCTGCAAATGTCTCTTGATCTTTTCCGCAAAAAGCGGAAAGGGAAGAAGCGTTTATATTTGGTGGAGAAAGCGGGCCACGCCCAGGCGTTTTTAACAGACCGGAAAAAATATGAGGAACGGGTCTTCGATTTTCTCCAGGAAATTGAGGGGATGCAGATCGAACGGGATCCGGCACAGTAGAAAACAGACGGTTTTTTGAAAACGGATTCATCATTCTGCGCCGGTTATGTTCATCCTCAATTGGGTAAAGTTTAGGAGAGAAAATCCCAAGTGAGGAGAACGGTCTATGTATGATGTAGCAGGGATCGGAATCGGTCCCTTTAACTTAAGTATGGCGGCGATGCTTGAAGACGTCCCGGAGATCAGCGCTGTTTTTTTCGATCAGAAACCGGAGTTTGTCTGGCATCCCGGCATGCTCATTGAAGGGACGGATCTTCAGGTTCCCTTTCTGGCTGATTTGGTTACGTTCTGGGATCCAAAAAGTCCGTACACCTTCCTGAATTATCTTCATGAGCAGGACAGGCTGTATCATTTTTTCTTTTTTCGTCAAATGGCTATACCAAGAAGAGAATACAACGACTATGGTTTCTGGGTGGCTGAGCAGCTGGAGTCCTGCCGGTTCAGCCATGAAGTGATATCGGCTGTATACAGGGGAGATCATTACGAACTGGCTGTTCATCATCATGGAATAAGGGAGACCATCCGGGCGAAGCATGTTTTGCTGGGAACGGGCAGTGTTCCGCTCATTCCGATGAAGCTTGATGGCGTCAAAGAGGACGATGTCTTTCATTCGATGGAATACCTGTACAGAGCAGAGTCTCTAAAGGAAGCGGAATCGATTACAGTCATCGGTTCAGGCCAGAGTGCCGCCGAAATTTTCCATGATCTGCTGAAGGCTCAAAAAGAAAAACGGTACCATCTAACCTGGTTTACGAGATCCTCCGAATTTCTCCAGCTGGAGTCGGCGAAACTTGCGCAGGAAGTATTCAGTCCGCAATATGTGGAGTATTTCCATCGGCTTGGCTATAAGGAGCGTATGGAAGCTCAGGAACAGCTTGGTCCGCTGAGGAATGGCGTGGATCAAAAGACGCTTACGGGCATTTATGAATTGCTGTATCACCGTTCCGTCTCCGGTCAGAAGCAAAAGGTCACCATTCAGCCTCTTACAGAAGTAAATGCGATCAAAGGAACGGAGGGAGGATGCAGTCTTTCCTGCCGCCAATGGCAGGCAGATCTCGAATTTACCCATCGAAGCGAAAAGGTCGTTCTTGCTACTGGCTATGAGCCGCATATGCCTGAATGGCTGGAAAGCATGAGGGAGGACATCATCTGGGAGGATGAGAAGCGGTTTAAAGTACATGATGATTTGAGAATAGCTTTTAAGGATGAGCGGAAAAATCACCTTTTCACCTTAACGAACATCGCCCATTCTCACGGAACAGGAGCAACCAACCTCGGTCTCTCCGTTTACCGGAATCAAAAAATCATCAATCGGATCCTTGGGGAAGAAAGGTACAAGCCCTCTAACCCGTCCATCTTTCAGCGATTTTTTCCAGAAGGCACACCTTGATGTTTGCAACTTAACAAAGCGGGTACATTTATTTATAGAGCACAATACAATTGGAGGTTTTACAAATGGGTAAAAAAG is a window encoding:
- a CDS encoding SidA/IucD/PvdA family monooxygenase gives rise to the protein MYDVAGIGIGPFNLSMAAMLEDVPEISAVFFDQKPEFVWHPGMLIEGTDLQVPFLADLVTFWDPKSPYTFLNYLHEQDRLYHFFFFRQMAIPRREYNDYGFWVAEQLESCRFSHEVISAVYRGDHYELAVHHHGIRETIRAKHVLLGTGSVPLIPMKLDGVKEDDVFHSMEYLYRAESLKEAESITVIGSGQSAAEIFHDLLKAQKEKRYHLTWFTRSSEFLQLESAKLAQEVFSPQYVEYFHRLGYKERMEAQEQLGPLRNGVDQKTLTGIYELLYHRSVSGQKQKVTIQPLTEVNAIKGTEGGCSLSCRQWQADLEFTHRSEKVVLATGYEPHMPEWLESMREDIIWEDEKRFKVHDDLRIAFKDERKNHLFTLTNIAHSHGTGATNLGLSVYRNQKIINRILGEERYKPSNPSIFQRFFPEGTP
- a CDS encoding alpha/beta hydrolase, which produces MILWIAILSACFVLCLAAAAIPLYFSNLIIFPRKVEYKETYALGVKSGEINPDHFHKIDKEELFIDSRHGYQIHGMFFPVENSRKAVIIAHGITWSLFGSFKYVEMFHKRGYHVLLCDHRYHGLSGGNHTSFGYFEKDDLRAWVDYLYGTLGNDALIGLLGESLGAASSLQYIKEDSRVGFCIADCPFSDLTALMRLRLALDFKIRFSPLILLTSFVTKIRYGWGFREISPIREMEKVETPILFIHGKDDGFIPLQMSLDLFRKKRKGKKRLYLVEKAGHAQAFLTDRKKYEERVFDFLQEIEGMQIERDPAQ